A DNA window from Anas acuta chromosome 4, bAnaAcu1.1, whole genome shotgun sequence contains the following coding sequences:
- the HMGB2 gene encoding high mobility group protein B2, with protein sequence MGKGDPNKPRGKMSSYAYFVQTCREEHKKKHPDSSVNFAEFSRKCSERWKTMSSKEKGKFEEMAKGDKARYDREMKNYVPPKGEKKGKKKDPNAPKRPPSAFFLFCSEHRPKIKNEHPGLSIGDTAKKLGEMWSEQSAKDKQPYEQKAAKLKEKYEKDIAAYRAKSKSDAGKKGPGRPAGSKKKAEPEEEEEEEEDEEEEEEDEDEE encoded by the exons ATGGGCAAAGGCGACCCCAACAAGCCGCGGGGCAAGATGTCCTCGTACGCCTACTTCGTGCAGACGTGCCGCGAGGAGCACAAGAAGAAGCACCCGGACTCGTCCGTCAACTTCGCCGAGTTCTCGCGCAAGTGCTCCGAGCGGTGGAAG ACCATGTCCAGCAAGGAAAAAGGGAAGTTCGAGGAAATGGCCAAGGGAGACAAAGCTCGTTATGACAGGGAGATGAAGAACTACGTCCCTCCCaagggagagaagaagggaaagaagaaggaCCCCAACGCTCCGAAGAGACCTCC ATCTgcattcttcctcttctgttctGAACACCGTCCAAAAATCAAAAATGAGCATCCTGGCTTGTCTATTGGAGATACGGCAAAGAAGTTAGGTGAAATGTGGTCTGAACAGTCGGCCAAAGATAAACAACCATACGAACAGAAGGCTGCAAAACTAAAGGAGAAATATGAAAAG GATATTGCAGCATATCGTGCCAAGAGCAAGAGTGATGCAGGAAAAAAGGGGCCAGGTAGGCCTGCAGGATCTaagaagaaagcagagcctgaagaggaggaggaggaagaagaagatgaagaagaagaggaggaagatgaggatgaggagTAA